The Arachis ipaensis cultivar K30076 chromosome B10, Araip1.1, whole genome shotgun sequence DNA window ACCAAGTTAGGCAGGCTTCCATTGTATTCCTCAATTTTAAATGTAATTGGACCTGAAACACTCAAAATATAATTGACATTTAAATCACAGGAGATTTGACTTCTCAAAAGTGCCTAAGTTGGTAAAGCGATAAAGTAAGAGATTAATTAATAactattgtgtatatatatgactTACTAAATGATTTATAgacggtgaaaactcaggtgaagtcgtcttcatgtgaagttgatatcttagagccgttagataaaaatttagtcaaatcagtcaaatcatctaacggctctcaggtattaacttcacgtgaagtcgactgcacctgagtttccacctttaTGGATAGTTAACTATTTACTTTCTCATTTTACCAACTTTGTGTTATCTTATACAAGGCAAATACCAATTTCAAAGACAAGGCCAGAGAAAGCAGAGCAGCCAGGACCACCGGTGAGCCACAGCATGAGAGGATCCACCTTAGGATTGTTCTCTGACTCAATGAAATAGTAGAAAGCCTGCACATCTTCATTTTCACCCACACCTATGTATCTGATTAAAATCATACATGCAAAGTTTAATTAAGTACATGATCCAAATCCCATGAATTAAGAAAGCTGAGGCCATAGGCCATAGAAAATGTTACTGACCCAGTTTCAAGCACAAAAGGAAGGGGTCCCTCAAACCCAGGGAGGTACTTCACTATGTTGCCACACTTGGCATGTTGAGCTGAAAACTTTAGTAATAGTAAAAGAATGGGAAGTAACAATCCATGGCAAATGAAATTAGATAAACTTGCCATTTTCAAAGGCTTCATTACTTTCTCTGCTAGCATTTGCTATGGCCTTTGATTGGAGCTTCTTATTGTAGTCACAAAGACTTACATTCACAATATATATGTAACTTAACTGCTATGCATTTCTTTGTTGTGCCAATTTTTCATACTATTAAAAGTGACACATGACacagaataataataaaataatggaaTATGAAATTACTTGAGCTTTATGATCTCTCTTTCTATTTGAGCAGCTTAGTCAAACGAGGTTGTGTGCACCCAATGGGAAGTGGAATTTTGTGTTTGCTTAGTTGGGACGttgaatattatatttaattaacaaactcctattattaaattaaaaggCTGATCACAtgctatatattatataatattcaaaTAAAACGTGAAGTCAATAGCCAATATAATACAATACAATATACAGAAAGTGTTTATATATTCTTCAATTGTTATCTTGAGAAAGATACACTACACTAACAGATGATTGAATGATGCATAAAGTTAATGAAATCTGCTCCTTGATTATAACTTCTTATTCCTAGACACCTTTGTAGTTTGATCTTCTTTGGTTTGTTCCTAAAAGGGTCTCTCAGAGATCCACCTACTATACATGTGAAGGCATTCTTGAGGCTTGTATTCTGGTGCTGTGTGTCCTCCACCCTGCAACCATATCCATCATTATAAAACAAATAACTCATCTTATCACCATTTGTGTCCAAAAAGAGAGATCTAGATCTTGCCTTGACAGTTGCAAATGTCATTGCATTGGAGTAAGTCCTTGTGTATCTGCTTAAGTgggggaaaaataaaaacaaacaataaatgtaaaaaagaaaagaaaagaatcaaCTGCATAATAGATCTTTCTAGAGTTAAAGGAATGAATACCCTGCAACTTGTCCATTAGTATACCATGGCCTCCAATCGTCGACAATGGAGTAGTTTAAAGATCTTATCCATGCTTGAGttgccaagaaaggaacaaccaTGTCATGATCCCCACTGTTATCAATACAtcaaatttattttccattgaaaTGTCTCAAGCTCAGCAAGATTCAAGCATGCAGAGGAAACTGACCTGTAAATCAGTGAACGATAGCCTTCTTTGCTGAGATTTACTTGATATGGAAAGCTGCTAGAAATATCAAACTTGTAAGGCATATTACGGGAGGTGCATCGTTGCCATTTCTTTTTAGTTCCCTGCAACATAATACAGCCAAGATTTTCTCCTAATAATTATGCAAATGATCATTTGGAAATCAACTTCAAATGAGTCACTGCTATACCTTCCTCACTTTAAGCGCATTGCGCACTTTGTCATTGTTGGCCCAATAGCCACTAAGGAGATATCCATAATCCTGGTCATAGAACCAGAATTCAATTTATAACAAAAAGCATTAGAGAGGTTTTTAGCTTCAGACTTTACTGAGAGCAACCAGTGCATTGTAAGCTAGAAGATCAACAGACACTAAGAGATATAAACATGCTTGGAGAAGAAGATAGAATAGTCAAAATGTAAAAATTGTCTGGCTTTTTATCTACCAAGAAGGACAGTGCAACAAGGATAGGGACACAACTTTTTTGTCTTGTCCTATTTCCTGTCTTAAGAGTTAAGACACCtactgtttcgagggttacctgaaactgaaggtcgatctcagatgagatctgcTATGGTGTCGGAACACCTACCAAGCACAATAGTATTCAACAATATAGGAAGATTACCCGACAATTCCGGGATAGTAATCTGAGATGAATATCATTTAACTTCCAAGGATAGTTCTCTGTTAGTGATCTCCTCCAAGAAGATTTCAATGGGTTCTGTGAGTCCAACTCACACAATGGCTCCAAAATGTGGGCCATATTAATATCTGATGTGATCTGCAGATATGGTTTTCAGGCTATAAATCAAGctaatgaaaaattaaaagaagataatAGGGGCAATAAAACGAAAATTGATTTGCATACCTCTAAATAGGACTCGAGATATCTTGAACACAAAATATTTCTGATGTCTACATTTACATATTCTCCGTTACAATGTTTCTGCAGTGACTGTTTCATTGAGTGAAGTAACTCAATCagcatttttttaaattagttttcaatgccgtttttaaaaagaaaatgctAAGAACTTATCAGTGAACTACCTGGTGTAGTTCATCAGAAATGAGTCCCATCCCATGAGCAAATGGGATTCgatagtttttttctttttcatctattTTAGGATTCCCCATCAGGTATCCCTAAAGAAAAGAACATTAGTTACTTGTTTGCATTCAGCTTCTGTTTATATTTTTTTGACGAATTTTTACTGTCTTTATATTTAAGTGAACAAATGCAACTATTTGATCATCAAAGCAAAAACGTTGAAGATAATACAATTTATATGGAGTTACTTGTTCATCAAACCTGGAGATTTATCCATGGTTGGAGGCCTTGTTCATTTCCTGAAAACAAGGAAATTGGAAATTTATGTAATTATTAAACTGTCAACACAGACAAACAATCAATCAAGTGGGTATGAACTTCTATACCTTTTAAAATTTCATGAGCAATTACAGGAATAAGAATGCCAGAGTATGAATCACCACCAATGTAAACTTTGTTTTTGAGAAATGCTGGATGATCCATTAACCACTACAAAGATATTTACACATAATATTAACATTTTAACATACTGATTAAAATAACTGCAAACAAAGAAGCCAATTCATGAATGTAAAGTTGAGTATACCTTCCTAAAAAATTCATAGGCTTGATTGACTGACAAGGAATCGCTCCGTTGTGAAGCATATTCTGTTCTAGCATATGAAAAGCCAGTATTAACAGGCAAATCTACAAATACAATGCTACTTGCCTGCcacaaaaattgcaacaaataaCCTTtagaaacacaagaaactaaccATTAACCCTAAAGCTAAAGGAATCTAAAAGGATCTGATGAAATGAACAAAATCAAAGCTATAATTACATATTTCAACTAACAAAAATGTAGATAATTGTCTCCACCTTAGTCCATGAGTATGGCCTATACACCAACTTAGGGAGGCCCccatcatattcatcaacttGAAATGCAAGTGGTCCTGCATTGCATCATAAGATAGACTATCTTAAGGATTAAAAGAATGATTTTTATTTGTACTTTCTGATATTGAGCAATGATGCTAAATTGCCACTAACCTATTTCAAAGACAAGGCCAGAGAAAGCAGAGCAGCCAGGACCACCAGTGAGCCATAGCATGAGAGGATCCTCTCTTGGATTGTTCTCTGACTCAATGAAATAGTAGAAACTCTGTACATCATCATTTTCCCCTACTCCTATGTACCTATCAAAACATATGATAATATCATTATCATGCATGAAagcaaaatggcacaaaagtaaGAAAGCATAGGCCATAGGCCATAGAATATGTTACTGACCCAGTTTCAAGCACAAAAGGAAGGGGTCCCTCAAACCCAGGAAGGTACTTCACTATGTTGCCACAGTTTGCATGTTGAGCTGAAAACTGTACTGATAATAAAAGAATGTGAAGTAGCATCCCATGGCAAATGTGACAACTTGAATAAGTAGACCTTGCCATTTTCAATGGCCTCTCCACTGTATCTGCTATGCCTTTTGGTTGATTCTTCTTATATATAACTTAGGAAACATTTCAAGCGCAATGGGAAGTATCGGTGAACAGttgttttaactattttttttttaccaaagatatgagactcgaacccgcaacctcttaattgagtatgggaagactatatcatttgagctattactcattggccagttattttaactgttgattttaattaatatattatatatatattttttataattcagatcaacggatAAAACAACTGGAGCACCAGTACTCCCagtgcacttgaaatgtttcctataaCAACATATATGCATTTCTTTCTTAGGTGACATAATTAACTGACACTAATCTAGTCATATGAAGTCACTTGGCTTAATGGTCTCTCTTTGCTGTTTGAGTACGTCAGTGTCACTCTAATTGGAGCTTCCAAATCCAAGTACTCGTGATACCCGTCCGGAATGGTGTTGAATAATTATACTAGACTGATGGTTGCAATTAAAATActagtaattaattaatataataagCACGTTTTATAGATGTGATTTGCCTAATCGAAAAATGGTGTGCTCTATATATCATATCATATTAGTCTTGGGTTGCAACTTGCATCTTGCACGTGGAAGGTCACATAATTTGAATGATTCACAAAGtttatctttttccttttttcttaatCCATTAAATCACCGAAAAGCATGATATGATATATGCCACGGTCACCCATAGCATGAGATTTCGTCAAACTTTGTACTTCTGTAAAGGAAGAAATTCTAGCGGTATCAGTTTTTTAGTAATTTTGGTTACAATTCCACTACGTTACCAATAATATTTctaccaacttctgccaactcttatttataatgatgtttaatggaagtgtctttgtggatgtgtctaataaaatattttttttatggctGTGTCTAATAGAAGTgtttttatagatatattttctagttgtctctctttatatatgtgtttaaaatataataattaactaTTGTTAGTAATAaattggcagataatatgttggtactgtatactttttttttttgttattatttgactattataaatattaaattattatttatatgtttaaattttaaaaaacaaacATGCACTATTTTCTATGATCATAGTGGTTTGATATTGGTCAAAATTCCGTATTTTTATGTGCAGTTTCAGTTTTGTTATGCTTTGGGGTATTTGTtggatttttttaagtttttgccATATTACAAACTGAAACAAATTATTGTGCCAATGTCTGTAATCAAAGCCTAAAGTAGGCCAGCCAAGAACCCAAGTGTGAGCCCATTATTCTTTTAGGCATGAAATCCTGTCAGATAATGGGCCCTAATTGTTCTCACCGTTTACACAAGTCCAACCCTCCGAAAATGTAATTTGAAATAAATGAGAAATATGTCCAAAAAGAATAAGTGAAtgagaaattattttttaattggttaatattaattattttttgttataaagttagtttttaactctttttttttaaattaggagttaaatttagaattttaaataaataataatttcaaaaaatattgACTNNNNNNNNNNNNNNNNNNNNNNNNNNNNNNNNNNNNNNNNNNNNNNNNNNNNNNNNNNNNNNNNNNNNNNNNNNNNNNNNNNNNNNNNNNNNNNNNNNNNNNNNNNNNNNNNNNNNNNNNNNNNNNNNNNNNNNNTTTGGAGGAGAAGTTGGAGCTGGCATATTTGAAAGAAGAGAGCTATTGGCGAGAAAAATCTATAATCAAGTGGCTAAAAGAAGGAGATCAGAACACTAGATTCTTTCACCAGAAATTTCAATCAAGGATGCGAAGGAACAGAATTTGGAGATTAGTGGGGAGGGACAATGAGATTGCATCGAAACCGGAGGATATTGCAAATGTAGCTGAGGACTACTTTTGCgatatttttacttcttcttgTTCGGCTGATCCGAATCCATACTTAGAGGATTTGGAGTCTAAGGTTACAGCTTCCATGAACCGTAGGCTCCAAAGGCCAGTAACTATGGACGAGGTCAAAAGAGCTACATTTAGTGTTCATGCTCAGAGTGCTCATGGTGATGACGGGTTTACAGCtaagttttttcactttttctgggaTATAGTTGGAGGTGACGTTTTTAAGGCAGTGAGAAGTTTCTTTCACAGTGGCAGAATTTTAAAAAGCTTCAATCATACTCAAATTTGTTTGATTTCAAAGGTGCCAGATGCCAGTGACATGACTCAGGTACGACCGATCAGTTTGTCTTcagttatgtataaaattatttctaaagttaTGGTGTACCgattacaaggtattatgaataaaattataagtcCAAATCAGAGTGCGTTTCTCAAAGGAAGACTCATTTCAGATAATATTCTAATTGCCCACGAATGTATGcactatttgaaaaataagagaagtggGGCAGAGCATGAGATGGCTATTAAACTAGACATGAGCAAGGCTTATGATAGGGTTGAATGGCATTTTTTATGGTATATTATGGATAAGCTGGGGTTTGATGCTAAATGGATTAACTGGACTAAGAAATTGGTAACGACTGTTTCTTACTTTGTTGTTGTGGAATTTTTTTGTGCATTGTGCAGaaccttcttgctacacaaggcagatCAAAACAGATTAATTCAAGGAGTTCAAGTTAATCGGAGATGCCAAACAATTAATCACTAATCACCTGCTGATGATTCAATCCTTTTTTGCAAAAGCACACCTAATACAAGCCAAAGTATTCTAGAATTACTAGAGATCTATGAGGGTTTCAGTGGGCAAAAAGTCAATTTGAATAAGTCGGCTATCTTTTTCAGTCACAACACTCCTCAGAACACAAGACTAGCAGTTGCTCAGAcactaaatattgaacatatcGGAGCACAAGATAAATACCTGGGACTGCCCTCTAtagttcaaaaatcaaagaaagcaacctTTGGAGCTATCAAGGATAAAGTTCAGAAGAGGATTATGGGTTAGAAAAGAAGTATATTGTCATCAGGTGGCAGGCACACGCTATTGAGAGCGGTGGGGGAGgcgattcctatttatacactctcttgttTCAAGCTCCCGGATACGCTGTTGACTGAGATTCATAGCATGCTCTCGCAATTTTGGTGGGGTCAAAAAGGCGCAGAACGAAGAATGGTGGATTAAATGGGATACAATGACGAGACCGAAGAAAGATGGAGGGCTGGGGATCAAGGATATAAGGGCGCAAAATTTGGCTTTATTGGGCAAGCAATGTTAGCGTCTAATGAAATACCCTAATTCTACTATATCAAGAATACTCAAAgctaaatatttcagatatacaGATTTCCTACATGAAGAGATAGGAAGCGTACCGTCGTGGGGCTGGAGAAGTGTTCTTGAAGGGCGCAAGGTGATCGAGAAAGGCTTGTTATGGAAAATAGGCTCTGGCACTAATGTTCGCATCTTCCATGACCCCTGGCTCCCACCACCAGTGCCCCTTAATGTCCCTCAAAATGCACTCACAATCCCGCCAAATNNNNNNNNNNNNNNNNNNNNNNNNNNNNNNNNNNNNNNNNNNNNNNNNNNNNNNNNNNNNNNNNNNNNNNNNNNNNNNNNNNNNNNNNNNNNNNNNNNNNNNNNNNNNNNNNNNNNNNNNNNNNNNNNNNNNNNNNNNNNNNNNNNNNNNNNNNNNNNNNNNNNNNNNNNNNNNNNNNNNNNNNNNNNNNNNNNNNNNNNNNNNNNNNNNNNNNNNNNNNNNNNNNNNNNNNNNNNNNNNNNNNNNNNNNNNNNNNNNNNNNNNNNNNNNNNNNNNNNNNNNNNNNNNNNNNNNNNNNNNNNNNNNNNNNNNNNNNNNNNNNNNNNNNNNNNNNNNNNNNNNNNNNNNNNNNNNNNNNNNNNNNNNNNNNNNNNNNNNNNNNNNNNNNNNNNNNNNNNNNNNNNNNNNNNNNNNNNNNNNNNNNNNNNNNNNNNNNNNNNNNNNNNNNNNNNNNNNNNNNNNNNNNNNNNNNNNNNNNNNNNNNNNNNNNNNNNNNNNNNNNNNNNNNNNNNNNNNNNNNNNNNNNNNNNNNNNNNNNNNNNNNNNNNNNNNNNNNNNNNNNNNNNNNNNNNNNNNNNNNNNNNNNNNNNNNNNNNNNNNNNNNNNNNNNNNNNNNNNNNNNNNNNNNNNNNNNNNNNNNNNNNNNNNNNNNNNNNNNNNNNNNNNNNNNNNNNNNNNNNNNNNNNNNNNNNNNNNNNNNNNNNNNNNNNNNNNNNNNNNNNNNNNNNNNNNNNNNNNNNNNNNNNNNNNNNNNNNNNNNNNNNNNNNNNNNNNNNNNNNNNNNNNNNNNNNNNNNNNNNNNNNNNNNNNNNNNNNNNNNNNNNNNNNNNNNNNNNNNNNNNNNNNNNNNNNNNNNNNNNNNNNNNNNNNNNNNNNNNNNNNNNNNNNNNNNNNNNNNNNNNNNNNNNNNNNNNNNNNNNNNNNNNNNNNNNNNNNNNNNNNNNNNNNNNNNNNNNNNNNNNNNNNNNNNNNNNNNNNNNNNNNNNNNNNNNNNNNNNNNNNNNNNNNNNNNNNNNNNNNNNNNNNNNNNNNNNNNNNNNNNNNNNNNNNNNNNNNNNNNNNNNNNNNNNNNNNNNNNNNNNNNNNNNNNNNNNNNNTTTGGAGGAGAAGTTGGAGCTGGCATATTTGAAAGAAGAGAGCTATTGGCGAGAAAAATCTAGAATCAAGTGGCTAAAAGAAGAAGATCAGAACACTAGATTCTTTCACTAGAAATTTCAATCAAGGATGCGAAGGAACAGAATTTGGAGATTAGTGGGGAGGGACAATGAGATTGCATCGAAACCGGAGGATATTGCAAAGGTAGCTGAGGACTACTTTTGCgatatttttacttcttcttgTTCGGCTGATCCGACTCCATACTTAGAGGATTTGGAGTCTAAGGTTACAGCTTCCATGAACCGCAGGCTCCAAAGGTCGGTAACTATGGACGAGGTCAAAAGAGCTACATTTAGTGTTCATGCTCAGAGTGCTCCTGGTGATGACGGGTTTACAGCTaagtttttttactttttctggGATATAGTTGGAGGTGACGTTTTTAAGGCAGTGAGAAGTTTCTTTCACAGTGGCAGAATTTTAAAAAGCTTCAATCATACTCAAATTTGTTTGATTTCAAAGGTGCCAGATGCCAGTGACATGACTCAGGTACGACCGATCAGTTTGTCTTcagttatgtataaaattatttctaaagttatggtgcaccgattacaaggtattatgaataaaattataagtcCAAATCAGAGTGCGTTTCTCAAAGGAAGACTCATTTCAGATAATATTCTAATTGCCCACGAATGTATGcactatttgaaaaataagagaagtggGGCAGAGCATGAGATGGCTATTAAACTAGACATGAGCAAGGCTTATGATAGGGTTGAATGGCATTTTTTATGGTATATTATGGATAAGCTGGGGTTTGATGCTAAATGGATTAACTGGACTAAGAAATTGGTAACGACTGTTTCTTACTCTATTGTTGTGGAAGGTCCGACAGGGTGACCCCCTATCTCcatatctctttttttttgtgcagaatgactttccttcttgctacacaaggcagatCAAAACAGATTAATTCAAGGAGTTCAAGTTAATCGGAGATGCCAAACAATTAATCACCTTTTGTTTGCTGATGATTCAATCCTTTTTTGTAAGAGCGCACCTAATACAAGTCAAAGCATTCTAGAATTGCTAGcactatttgaaaaataagagaagtggGGCAGAGCATGAGATGGCTATTAAACTAGACATGAGCAAGGCTTATGATAGGGTTGAATGGCATTTTTTATGGTATATTATGGATAAGCTGGGGTTTGATGCTAAATGGATTAACTGGACTAAGAAATTGGTAACGACTGTTTCTTACTCTATTGTTGTGGAAGGTCCGACAGGGTGACCCCCTATCTCcatatctctttttttttgtgcagaatgactttccttcttgctacacaaggcagatCAAAACAGATTAATTCAAGGAGTTCAAGTTAATCGGAGATGCCAAACAATTAATCACCTTTTGTTTGCTGATGATTCAATCCTTTTTTGTAAGAGCGCACCTAATACAAGTCAAAGCATTCTAGAATTGCTAGAGACCTATGAGGGTTTTAGTGGGCAAAAAGTCAATTTGAATAAGTCGGCTATCTTTTTCAGTCACAACACTCCTCAGAACACAAGACTAGCAGTTGCTCAGAcactaaatattgaacatatcGGAGCACAAGATAAATACCTGGGACTGCCCTCTAtagttcaaaaatcaaagaaagcaacctTTGGAGCTATCAAGGATAAAGTTCAGAAGAGGATTATGGGTTAGAAAAGAAGTATATTGTCATCAGGTGGCAAGCACACGCTATTGAGAGCGGTGGGGGAGgcgattcctatttatacactctcttgttTCAAGTTCCCGGACACGCTGTTGACTGAGATTCATAGCATGCTCTCGCAATTTTGGTGGGGTCAAAAAGACGCAGAACGAagaatggtttggattaaatgggACACAATGACGAGACCAAAGAAAGATGGAGGGCTGGGGATCAAGGATCTAAGGGCGCAAAATTTGGCTTTACTGGGCAAGCAATGTTGGCGTCTAATGAAATACCCTAATTCTACTatatcaagaatgctcaaagctaaatAATTCAGATATACAGATTT harbors:
- the LOC107622679 gene encoding uncharacterized protein LOC107622679, encoding MARSTYSSCHICHGMLLHILLLSVQFSAQHANCGNIVKYLPGFEGPLPFVLETGYIGVGENDDVQSFYYFIESENNPREDPLMLWLTGGPGCSAFSGLVFEIGPLAFQVDEYDGGLPKLVYRPYSWTKASSIVFVDLPVNTGFSYARTEYASQRSDSLSVNQAYEFFRKWLMDHPAFLKNKVYIGGDSYSGILIPVIAHEILKGNEQGLQPWINLQGYLMGNPKIDEKEKNYRIPFAHGMGLISDELHQSLQKHCNGEYVNVDIRNILCSRYLESYLEITSDINMAHILEPLCELDSQNPLKSSWRRSLTENYPWKLNDIHLRLLSRNCRDYGYLLSGYWANNDKVRNALKVRKGTKKKWQRCTSRNMPYKFDISSSFPYQVNLSKEGYRSLIYSGDHDMVVPFLATQAWIRSLNYSIVDDWRPWYTNGQVAGYTRTYSNAMTFATVKGGGHTAPEYKPQECLHMYSRWISERPFQMLAEKVMKPLKMASLSNFICHGLLLPILLLLLKFSAQHAKCGNIVKYLPGFEGPLPFVLETGYIGVGENEDVQAFYYFIESENNPKVDPLMLWLTGGPGCSAFSGLVFEIGPITFKIEEYNGSLPNLVLRPHSWTKVSSIIFVDLPVNTGFSYATTESASHRTDWSLVHQTHQFLRKWLIGITFAIPVITHEISQANEEGLQPWINLQGYLLGNAATTRTEKNQEIPFAHGMGLISDELYQSLQKNCRGEYANIDIANVLCAQDLKSYEDTISGLSKAHILEPKCELGSPKPVDVPWKRSLIDNYYSWSNNNRLALPPLTCRSYGYFLSSYWANDGEVRSALNIHKGTKAKWQRCTFDIPHKEDIPSSFPYHVKLSKKGYRSLIYSGDHDMLIPFLATEAWIRSLNYSIIDDWRPWHTNGQVAGYTRTYSNAMTFATVKGGGHTAPEYKPEECLNMYSRWMSRMAL